AGTTTGGATAAAACATTGGTATTCAGTATCTTAGACGAATATTTACCAAGTATTTGTCAGATGAAGAATACCAATGTCAGCAGTAAAGATAGTCATTTAGTTTCAGTTTTAAAGGAACATTTTGAAGGCAGGCTGAATTTAGCCCGGATAAAATTCATATCATTATTCATTATTGCTTTAACAAAAGTAAGGACTGTTCATTTTGAGAGCCTGGCAAGGGGATTTGATACTCAGGCAGAAGAAAGTTCTTCCTTGCGCCGTATCCAACGATTTATCTCATCCTATTCTCTTGATTCTGATTTAATCGCAAAATTAATTTTCAGTTTATTGCCCCACAAAGAACGATTAACACTTTCTATTGACAGAACCAATTGGAAGTTTGGCAAAACAGACATAAACATCTTTATGCTTGGCATAGTGTATCAGGGAGTAGCCTTTCCATTATTGTTCAGTATGTTAAAAAAACGGGGTAATTCCAATTCGCAGGAAAGGATAAACCTGATTGAACGATACATCAACCTTTTTGGAAAAGGTACGATAGAATGTATTGTTGCAGACCGGGAATTTGTTGGTGAAAAATGGCTTAAGTATCTTAACAATAATAACCTGCACTATTATATTCGTATCAGAAATAATTTTAAAGTTTTTGTTCCCAGAAAGAATAAAACCATTAAGGCATTTTGGTTATTCAATGCATTCAGGATAAATGAGTTTGTATATTACCCCAACATTGTAGAAGTAAACGGACAGTTGTGCTATTTGTCCGGAAGCAAATTACATAACGGAGAATATCTAATTCTGGTATCATTTACCAAACCGGAAAAGGCTGATGATTACTATAAACAACGATGGCAAATAGAAATGACCTTTAAAGCCATGAAATCAAGCGGTTTCGATATTGAAAAAACACACCTTTCAGATATCAAAAGAATTGAAAAACTCGTCTTGTTGATTATGGTTGCTTTTGTCTGGGTTTACAAAGTGGGTATTCATATCCATCAAAATATCAAACCGATTAAAATTAAAAAACACGGTAGAAAAGCAAAAACAATCTTTAAAACAGGTCTCGACTTTATTACAAAATGCTTTCTTAATGATAGTTATACTCCTGAGTTCAATATCTTCCAATTTTTGTCATGTACTTAGTAAAAAATTAAAACATATAATAAAAAGTAAATTCAGCCTATGAACTGGAAAGAAATGGATGGAGATGAAATAATAACACATTTTCTGAACACAGGAGAGTTACCCTGGAAATACACATTAAAAATACCAATGGATAAACTTATACTGGAGAACGGTAATGTAAAGATTAAGTACCGGGATTATCTGGATATAATCGCTAAACAGGACAACCCTTGGGAAAAACTCAACCATGAACAAAAAATGTTAATTGCAGCTAACACGGAAGGATTTTGGGAAAATTTTAACAGCGTGGTATTAATGGACATTATTTACCGCTCGGAAAAATACATTGCTTTATTTAAACAAGACGACTATCAAAAAGCTGTATTTGATGAACATACTCCGTTTGAAACAAAATTTATGAGAAAGACCATTTTAATATATCTTGATTTACTTTCCAATCCGGTTAAATACTTTGATTCAAGAAATAAAACAGGCAAAAGAATTCTTATATACATACGCTCTCAACTCAATTTTCTTATTACCATGTTGAAGAAAATGAACGATATAGACAAACAAACAACCCCCATCTTTCAGAGTAATGCATCTAAAAAAATGGAACAATCGGAACTCGTAATAAATGGCCTTAACGAATATAAATTTTTTGATTATCTGGAAAGTCACAATTTCAAAACAGAAAGCATTTACAAAACAATCAAAAAACATTCTGGAAAAGAATTGATATCATATACTATTGCACTCCTAAAAGAATTAGGATATCTTGATTATTTCTTTAAAGAATTTACCAAGACAAAGTCTGAGGGATTTAAAAAATTAGGAAAAGTTTTTGGTGTAAACCAGAGAAGAATAAAAGGTAACGTCAATATTTTAAATCCGAAAAGCACAGAAAACCCTCTTCAGTTTACCAGCTATGAGCATATAGACAAAATAAGGTCCAGGTTAAAAGATTACAAGAATTAGGCTTAATGGGCAAAATTGATGCTAAACTATTTTCACATCATAACAGCTTCATCTTCAAGAGGGCGCAAAAGGGACGAATAAAGGGCTCTTAGCCCTAAAACACCCACCTACTATTGCAAAATAAACAGATAAAATATTTTGCAATGGAAAAAACTTTAACATTCGAACAATTACCCAAAGCGGTTACAGAACTCACAAAAGAAGTTAGTGAGTTAAAACAGTTATTGCTTAATAAAAGCATGGAACAGCCTGCTAATTTACCCGAGCAACTTCTTACAATACAAGAAGCCGCCGAACTTATGAAGCTGTCGGTGCCGACTATGTATAGTAAGGTATCAAAAGGAGAATTACCCGTTATGAAACGAAGCAAACGTCTATATTTTTCCCGGACTGAATTAATAGAATACCTGAAAATCGGACGCAAAAAAACAAACAGTGAAATCGAGTCAGAAGCAGAAATGTATTTGAGAAACCAAAAAAAAGCATAAACCATGAGGAATAATCAAACAAACGGCTTTACCCGCATAAGTAACATGGGATTCCATGCTTCCAGTTCCAGACCTACATTCTTTAGCACCAAATCATTAAACAACAATTATGAATACACCCTCTACATTTGACATCAAGAGTCTCAACAATCCGGCAACTTTCATTAACCATGTAAATCAATTACAAGAAAAGCTAACCAACTCTTTTCCGGTTGAAATATTCCCAAAACCTGTTCAGGATATCATTACGGAAACCAACAACAGTTTGGAATTTCCGGTAGACTTCATTGCTGCTTCCATGCTTTTTGCCGCATCGGTGGCCATAGGGAATACACATAAAGTGGAAATCAAAAAAGGTTTTCAGGAAAATGCCGTCCTGTATCTTGCCATTGTTGCCCGCGCCGGCACGAATAAGAGTCATCCGCTGAGTTTTGCCATTCAGCCCATCGTGGAACATGACAAAACCACCTACCGGCAATACGAACAACAGAAGCAGGAATACGAGAGCATCATGAAGCTTTCTCCAAAGGAGAGAAAAGCCGAGGGCATAACGGAAGACCCTGTACAGCCGGTTTGGCAAAAAATGCTGTTGTCCGACTTCACTCCCGAGGCTTTGGCAGAAGTGCATAAATTCAACAGAAGGGGTATCGGCGTTTATGTTGATGAGCTGGCCGGTTGGTTTAAAAACTTTAACCGGTACAGCAAAGGAAGCGAAATGGAGTTCTGGCTTAGCGCCTGGAACAGTAAGCCCATTAATATCGACCGGAAATCGAACGGCCCTGTTTTTATTCCTTCTCCTTTTGTTTCTGTGGCCGGAACAATCCAAAACGGGGTTCTGAAAGAACTGGCCAAAGAAAACCGGACACAAAACGGTTTTATCGACAGGATCCTTTTTGCTTTCCCGGATAATATCCGCAAACCTTACTGGAGTGACACGGAAATCAATCCCGATATAATCCACAACTGGCAAACCATTCTCACAAACCTGTTGTCCATCCCCTTAATTTTAGATAATACGCATAACCCGGAACCGGAAACCTTAAGGTTCCGGCCGGAAGCAAAAAAACTGCTCTTCGACTGGCAGAAAGAGAACGCTGACCGCTATAACGAAACCGAAGATGAAACCATTAGCGGTATTTACAGTAAGCTGGAAATGTATGTGGCCCGTTTTGCCCTGATTCTTGAATTACTCCAATGGGCCTGTGGCGAGAGTAACAGAGAAGCGGTTGGTCTGAAAGCGGTATCCGGGGCCATAAAATTGGTGGACTATTTTAAACGGTCGGCCATAAAGGTGTATTCCATTATTTCTAACAGTGACCTGCTGGAAAAGTACCCCAACGACAAAAAGGAACTGTTCCGTGCTTTGCCTCAAAAGTTCACTACGGAAGAAGGTGTCCGGATAGCCCTTGAGCGGAACGTTCCGGAACGTTCTTTTAAGCGGTTCCTGAAACAAAAAGAACTATTCCAAAATGTCAGCCGGGGAGTTTACGAGAAGTTTTCATAGAACCATAACCCCTGGCATTTGTGGCACAAGTGGCACTAACTTTTAAAATTCCGGTCTGTTTTGTGCCGCTTGTGCCGTTTATGCCGCTTGTGCCACCTGTTTTCATTTTCAAACATTAATTACTAATCCTTTTACCTGAATCTTTAAATCTAATAAAATGCATCATAGCAATCCATATACTAAACCTTTACCCAAACTGGAGCTGGACAAGAACCGGCGAAGGGTAAAATATTGCCCTTGTGGGAAAAGCAACAAGGATGGAAAATTTGTGCCGTTTAAGGGATATGATGACAAAGGGTATTGCCACAGCTGTGGAAAAACCTTTTTGCCCGAGCTGCCTGCGTACAGTTTTCAAAAAGACTTTGCCTGGGCAAACCAGCCGGAAACCCAAAAAAGGCCTTCCCGGCCGGTGTCGTACATTTCCGTTGAGACACTGGAAAAAACCCTGACGGATTATTACAGAAATAACTTTGTGTTGTTCCTGGTGAATCTTTTTGGCGTTGACCTTGCCGATGAGTTGGTCAACCGGTATCACATTGGGACTTCCGGTCTTTGGCCGGGTGCCAATATCTTTTGGCAAATAGACTATGAAGGGAAAATCAGAACGGGAAAAATAATGCTTTACAATGCCCGTACGGGAAAAAGGGTGAAAAAGCCTTTTAGCCATATCTCATGGACGCACCTTTCTGCGGATACCGGCGGTAAAGCCGGGTTTCTCCTGCAACAGTGTTTTTTTGGCGAGCATCTTTTAAAAGACTGTACACAACCGGTGGCTATTGTAGAAAGCGAAAAGACGGCCGTTATTGCCAGTGCTTATCTTCCACAGTTTGTTTGGCTGGCTACGGGAAGTATCACCAACCTGAAAGCGGAAAAATGCCGGGTTCTTGCCGGAAGACATGTTGTATTGTTTCCTGACCTCAATGCTTTTGACAAATGGAGCCAAATCGCTGCCGAACTGGAACAGCTCCTGCCCCATTCCCGGTTTAATGTCTCCGGATTACTTAACGAAATGGCATCGGAGAAGGATAAAGAACAAGGGCTTGATCTGGCGGATTATCTTGTTCGTTTCCGCTGGCAGGATTTTCAAGCGGTTCATGATGACAGCAGTAGAAAGAAATATCCTGCTGCCGGAGAATTGGTGGAAGTTGTAAAAGTTGAGAAAAAAGAGCGGGAAACCACTGAACAGACTGCTTTACCTGTTTTTCAGCCGGAAAACAGTATTTCACCGCAATTGCTGGCAGAACACCAAAGGGATATTGAAGAACTGGAAACTTTTTTTAACGCAAGGACGCTCCCTTCCGGACGGCTTAAGCTTAACAAGTGGACTACGATTACAGATATGCCGTTGTTCGTGGACAGCCATTTGGCTACCATGAGAACTTACTGTGGTAGGAAACTCTTTAAACCTTACCAAATCAGGCTAACGGCACTCCGGGAACGGCTTGAACAGATGCACCGGTTGTAAATTACCGGGAAAACAGACATCAAAATGTAACTTATCATCAATACACATAAAATAAACGTAAATAAAAAATGAAACACCAACTTAAATGCCAATACTGTGGGGCAGAATTTACCGCAGAACGACGTAATGCCAAATATTGCAGCGATTCCTGCAGAACAATGGCCAGTAAAAAACGGCTGAAGCAGGTTCCTTCTGAAGAAAAGGTAGAAGAAAGGACAGAAAAACTGACTTTAACCTATTCTGTTAAAGAATTAAACCTGTTGCAAACAGAAACGGATTCCGCTAATGTCCCTTTGGAACAGTTTGTCCGGATAAAAAGCCTTATAACACAAGCATTGCTCAAGGAAAATGAGAAGAAAATAAAGCGGTTAACCGAGACAACGAATAAACTGAAAGTACAATTGTCTCTCTACACAAGCAAACCCTCCCAGGGCTTCTTCATTAAAATGTCACTCCGGAGAAGAAAACAATTGGAAAAGGAACTCAAAAGAGCTTTTCCCGGTATGGAATTTGAAGAAGCGGTGGAACAGGCAGCTTTTCGTTACCGGGACGATATTGACCTGGCCAAAAGCTTTGCTGAAGCGGAAGCGGAAGAAAAACTGGAAGAAGAAAGGATAAAACTTTTTGAAGATTGCAGCAAAGCCATCATAGAGAATATTGACAGACACTTAAGAAACAAAGAATTACAAGACCTTATAAACAGGAATAAGTAACCTGAAAGACAACAAGATTTGTATTAACCTGAGCGCGACATAAGGATATTATCCCCATTATACTGATATTTCTTCGCGCCGGCGCTACCCAAAGCAGTGGTGAGGTTGTTGTAGCCTTTTTGTGTGCGTTTTTGCTACATGATATAGCGAATGTGATACCTCTCCTTTTCCCTTTGTTTTGTTCTTTTTTCCCGGCTTGGAATGGTTGGATGCTGTTTGGCACAAGTCTCGCCTGCACACGGGCCGGGCGGGGAAGACCTGCGCCAGTTGGGCTGTATCAAGTTAACTATCACTAACCTTAAAAATATTTTTTCCTGGTTTAATATTATAAAACAAATTAATAAGGCTGAAAAATAATGTTAAATACGAAATAGTAACCAAAAGAAATAAATTATCTTTTGCAGAAAGAGATTCAACTATTGCAAACTTATACAAATCAAAACTGGTAGCAACTATTATTATTGGGGAGGAAAGCAATAATAATTTTCTGCTTTTAGCTCTTACTGCTAAATTTAAAGCAAGGCCACTGACAAAAAATGAAACCATAAAAAACGAAACTGCAATAATTAAATCAGTTGATTTACTAAATGCGTAAATTCCTTTTATCGTGTAAAAACCATTTACTCCATTGCGATAAAGATTCCAAAGCATTACTCTAAAATTATTAAAATAGTAGATAAATAAAATAGATGTGATAATTAAATGGATTGCTTTTACCCATATTGCAATTTTGGAGCTCTGAAGGTAATTTTTCCTTGCAGGTACAGCTACTGATACTATGTAAATAACTAATGCGTACAACATAATTTTTTATTTCTCTTTTTTATTTCTCTTTTTTATTTCTGCTTTGATATTGCCGTTTGTTTTTTCCCGATTCTAATAGTTCTATGGTTTTGCTAACAATTTCTGCACCTGCTTTTTTACCTGCAGTCGTCTGTGCTGCAGAAACAGTGCCAACTGGGGCATTTGCCTCTACAAATGCAGAAATCCATTGACCTGTTTTTGTATTATTTAAAAATGTCCCGACAACATAAGGTGCATCTTGAGCTCCTTTTGTTATTTTAAGAGCTTTCCCTGCTAATGTTCCAACTGCTTTTTCTGCTGTTGCCCCGGCAGCCTCTTTTACAGAAGTGCTGGTAGCAGCAAACACCTTTACCCCTGCACTTCTCAAAGACATAACGCCCTCAACACCACCAATTGCAACAAACAACAAAGTATTAAAAGCAGCTTGTGTAATTGGATTTTCGAGAAAATCTTGTTGTATTTTATAAATACCTAATTTATTTCCTGCATATAATGTTCTCTGATAATCTGTCATTTTACTGGTAACTTCAACTTCATTTAAGCCAATACTTGCACCCTTTTTTTGTCCATTAGATCCATAATACACAAGTTTCTCGTCCTCTCCCGTTCCTTCTACCCCATAGCCTGTCTTTCCCCAGTATTTATCGCCAGATTTTAAATCGGGATCATCAGAACTTGTCACATTTTTATCCCATTCAACTTTTTTAGTCCCATCTGTAAGGGTTTTCTCAACCCAGTCCTCAAACATACCATCCGGATCAGTAATATTCACAGGGTTGTTAAAAGCATATCTGTAAGGGGTCCAGCTTGGTGCTTTCTCCGCCATCGGGTCAGGCACAAACCACCTCCCCAAACTGGCATCATAAAACCGTGCCCCGTAATCGTACCACTCCAACCCAAAGTCCTCTTGTAGTTCTTTGCCGTTATACAGATATTTCTTCGCTGCGGCACTGCCCAAAGAGGTGGTGAGGTTGTTGTAGCCTTTTTGTGTGAGGCCGAAGGGATAGTAATTGGTTTCCTTTACAATGGCTACCGTGCCGGCATTGCGCATGAAACTCAGGCGGTTGTTGCCGAGGTGATTCGCGCCGGAGGCGGATTTCCGCTGCGCTCCAACTTTGTTCCGGATTTCCGTTGTTTTTATCATGGCGGCGTTTTCATCATTGTGGCCGGCGGGGTTTGACTCCTACGGAGTAAAGATAGGGAAAGTTTTGGTTTTAGGCCGAGCGGGAAGACCTGCGCCAGTGGGGGGGCTGCTTATTTTGGTTATAGTTTTGCTATGTCAAGGATGTAATAATTTGTGGCATAGTTTTATGCAATTTTTTATCATCCATAATTTAAAGTTTATTATTATACTTTTTATAAATTTTTTTTAAATCAAAGTTTTTAATTGATATTGGATTAGAAAATAATATGCTATCTTTAATTATTTTTTTTTCTAAATTATTATAAATTTTTATTTCAATTTTATTAAGATATTTATTGTTAAAGACAAAATTATTTTGGTGACTAAAATTAAAGCCTCCCCACTCAAATAATATGTTAAAACCTTTATCTGTATTCACCAACCCTTTGTATTCAAAATTTTTAACTTCGTCACTTGAAGGTAAATTGATTTTTTTGATAATTTTGTTGTTATTATATATATACAAAAATGGATAATTTTCCTTGATAACATACTTATTATTAGTATTTGATTTTAATTTTTTATCATTATTTTTTAAACCATTACTTTTTTTAACCTTTAATGTTTCATGTTTTCTTGGTATTATTTTTTTTTCATTGTTAATCCAATTCTTATTTAGTTTGTCTTGTTTATCTCCTTTTTCTATACAACTAATCAAAGTAGATAATAAAATTAACATGGTAATTGCATTTTTTAAATTCTTCATCTTAAAATGTTTTTTTCCAAAATATAGATAATCCCTTGGCGCCAGTTGCTTCTAATTTAGGTAGTCGATAATCAACGGCATTTTCCTTGTAAAATCCAAAAGAAAACAAATTATATGGTTTAAAAAAGTCAATAGAAGGCGTGGAATAATCCCTGCCATTATATCTTATGAAACCATTATGATAAAATTTACTACTAACTACTTTACTTATGTGACTAAATAAAGTATTTAAAGGAATAAAAATTGAAGTATATTGTCTGAATTTTGGGTGATTTGTCCCTTTCATTATAAAATCAATACCATCCCATTGAGTTGCTCCACCAGTTGGATCAGGATTTCCTAATAAAACATTGTTAACGGCAGCTCTTGCATATCTAGCTCTTAAACTATTATCAGATGTTGAAAGTTCTGTTTTGTCACCAACAGATGAATATCCAGTATTTAATAAATCATACATATTACTTCCTCTCCTTTTTGCTTCGTTGTTTGCAGTATGAGCAAGCCATAAAAATTCTTCTCTATCTGTTGAACCACTTTCTTGCTTGATAATATTTGAAATTACTTGATATTCTGAATGATTAATAGATAATTCTTGTGAATTTGTAGCATTAGTTACAATACCTTTATCGTTTTTTGTAACATTATCGGCAACGTATACTTTATTATCATCTTTACCGTCAGTTCCTAAATATCTCCCGTCTCGTCCATAATAATCGCCATCTAACATTCCGTCAGGATCAACTCTACTTATTGGATTTCCCTGCACAAAGTTATAAGGTGATACCCAAGCTCGTTCATCAGCCATAGGGTCTCTCCAAAAGAAAGGAACATCGGGATAATAGAAGCGGGCGCCGAAGTCGTATGCACCTAAATTTAACTCATCTTGCAGTTCTTTTCCGTTGTATTTATATTTCTTTGCTCCGGCACTTCCCAAAGAGGTGGTGAGGTTGTTGTAGCCTTTGTGGGTGAGGCCGAAAAATGGATAACGGGTTTTCATGTTGTTATTATACTGTCTGGTTTTCGGTGGATAAAGATAGAAAAAGTTTGGGATTTAAGGTATGCGAAACAATTTGTGTATAAGAAGGAAATAACAAATTTTTATGGTCCAGGTCTCGCTCCCGCATTGGCCGGGCGGGAAGACCTGCGCCAGTTGGGGGGAGATTTAAAAATCTAAATATTTTCCTTCTTTTTTTGCTTTGCGTTGTTTCAAAATATTTCTAATAACGGCTGTAATTGTAAATATTGGAATATAATAATAATATTTTCCTATTCCTACAAATATTAAAATGGCATCGAGTACTAAATTAAATTCTCCTGCTGAAAACCATGCATATCTGTCAATAAAAGAATGTTTAGATCCCAGAAAAATAAAAATTTCTGAAAGATACGTTTGTATTAACTCAGCAACTTCTTTTTTACTTAAATTTCGGTTATTTTCTAATATATCAACAAACTCAAGTATTTGATGTTTATATTTACGATATTTAGACTTAGGTCTAAGATTATCAATGTACCTACCAATATTTTCTAATGTTCCACTATTTATAATCCTTATATAGTTACCTGAACCTTCACTATTTTTAATGTTGTTAATTTTATCTTTCAGTATAAAAATAAATTGATCATCTATTTCCATCATATTTATTATTTGTGCCGCTCATTATCTATTAATTGTTTTGTATTTTTTACAACTTCATACGTTTTGATATACCTTTTTAGGGCTTTCAACCCGACAAACTCATAATTTTTTTTGGAAATATTGTTAATAGTGTTCGTAAAGTTCTTTCTAACCAACCATTTGTGTGTACCCCCCCTAGCACAAGTCTTGTGCGCAAGCTCCGTGTGTGGCTGACTTGGGCCACTAAATTAACATCAAAACTACATAAATACATAAAACCCAATTTATACTGATATTTCTTTGCTCCGGCACTTCCCAAAGAGGTGGTGAGGTTGTTGTAGCCTTTGTGGGTGAGGCCGAAAAATGGATAACGGGTTTTCATGTTGTTATTATACTGTCTGGTTTTCGGTGGATAAAGATAGAAAAAGTTTGGGATTTAAGGTATGCGAAACAATTTGTGTATAAGAAGGAAATAACAAATTTTTATGGTCCAGGTCTCGCTCCCGCACGGGCCGGGCGGGAAGACCTGCGCCAGTGGGGATTTAATATCTTATCAAACTTTTCAGATAATGAATTAAATAATTCTTTATTCCAATATTTATTACCAAAAAAATATTCTTTGGATATGACTCCGATATACCTGAAAAACTTTTCTTTTCGTTTATCTTTTATG
The sequence above is drawn from the Candidatus Sulfidibacterium hydrothermale genome and encodes:
- a CDS encoding helix-turn-helix domain-containing protein encodes the protein MEKTLTFEQLPKAVTELTKEVSELKQLLLNKSMEQPANLPEQLLTIQEAAELMKLSVPTMYSKVSKGELPVMKRSKRLYFSRTELIEYLKIGRKKTNSEIESEAEMYLRNQKKA
- a CDS encoding RHS repeat-associated core domain-containing protein, yielding MKTRYPFFGLTHKGYNNLTTSLGSAGAKKYKYNGKELQDELNLGAYDFGARFYYPDVPFFWRDPMADERAWVSPYNFVQGNPISRVDPDGMLDGDYYGRDGRYLGTDGKDDNKVYVADNVTKNDKGIVTNATNSQELSINHSEYQVISNIIKQESGSTDREEFLWLAHTANNEAKRRGSNMYDLLNTGYSSVGDKTELSTSDNSLRARYARAAVNNVLLGNPDPTGGATQWDGIDFIMKGTNHPKFRQYTSIFIPLNTLFSHISKVVSSKFYHNGFIRYNGRDYSTPSIDFFKPYNLFSFGFYKENAVDYRLPKLEATGAKGLSIFWKKTF
- a CDS encoding RHS repeat-associated core domain-containing protein yields the protein MIKTTEIRNKVGAQRKSASGANHLGNNRLSFMRNAGTVAIVKETNYYPFGLTQKGYNNLTTSLGSAAAKKYLYNGKELQEDFGLEWYDYGARFYDASLGRWFVPDPMAEKAPSWTPYRYAFNNPVNITDPDGMFEDWVEKTLTDGTKKVEWDKNVTSSDDPDLKSGDKYWGKTGYGVEGTGEDEKLVYYGSNGQKKGASIGLNEVEVTSKMTDYQRTLYAGNKLGIYKIQQDFLENPITQAAFNTLLFVAIGGVEGVMSLRSAGVKVFAATSTSVKEAAGATAEKAVGTLAGKALKITKGAQDAPYVVGTFLNNTKTGQWISAFVEANAPVGTVSAAQTTAGKKAGAEIVSKTIELLESGKNKRQYQSRNKKEK
- a CDS encoding DUF6965 family protein, with amino-acid sequence MHHSNPYTKPLPKLELDKNRRRVKYCPCGKSNKDGKFVPFKGYDDKGYCHSCGKTFLPELPAYSFQKDFAWANQPETQKRPSRPVSYISVETLEKTLTDYYRNNFVLFLVNLFGVDLADELVNRYHIGTSGLWPGANIFWQIDYEGKIRTGKIMLYNARTGKRVKKPFSHISWTHLSADTGGKAGFLLQQCFFGEHLLKDCTQPVAIVESEKTAVIASAYLPQFVWLATGSITNLKAEKCRVLAGRHVVLFPDLNAFDKWSQIAAELEQLLPHSRFNVSGLLNEMASEKDKEQGLDLADYLVRFRWQDFQAVHDDSSRKKYPAAGELVEVVKVEKKERETTEQTALPVFQPENSISPQLLAEHQRDIEELETFFNARTLPSGRLKLNKWTTITDMPLFVDSHLATMRTYCGRKLFKPYQIRLTALRERLEQMHRL
- a CDS encoding YfjI family protein, whose translation is MNTPSTFDIKSLNNPATFINHVNQLQEKLTNSFPVEIFPKPVQDIITETNNSLEFPVDFIAASMLFAASVAIGNTHKVEIKKGFQENAVLYLAIVARAGTNKSHPLSFAIQPIVEHDKTTYRQYEQQKQEYESIMKLSPKERKAEGITEDPVQPVWQKMLLSDFTPEALAEVHKFNRRGIGVYVDELAGWFKNFNRYSKGSEMEFWLSAWNSKPINIDRKSNGPVFIPSPFVSVAGTIQNGVLKELAKENRTQNGFIDRILFAFPDNIRKPYWSDTEINPDIIHNWQTILTNLLSIPLILDNTHNPEPETLRFRPEAKKLLFDWQKENADRYNETEDETISGIYSKLEMYVARFALILELLQWACGESNREAVGLKAVSGAIKLVDYFKRSAIKVYSIISNSDLLEKYPNDKKELFRALPQKFTTEEGVRIALERNVPERSFKRFLKQKELFQNVSRGVYEKFS
- a CDS encoding IS4 family transposase gives rise to the protein MKNTNVSSKDSHLVSVLKEHFEGRLNLARIKFISLFIIALTKVRTVHFESLARGFDTQAEESSSLRRIQRFISSYSLDSDLIAKLIFSLLPHKERLTLSIDRTNWKFGKTDINIFMLGIVYQGVAFPLLFSMLKKRGNSNSQERINLIERYINLFGKGTIECIVADREFVGEKWLKYLNNNNLHYYIRIRNNFKVFVPRKNKTIKAFWLFNAFRINEFVYYPNIVEVNGQLCYLSGSKLHNGEYLILVSFTKPEKADDYYKQRWQIEMTFKAMKSSGFDIEKTHLSDIKRIEKLVLLIMVAFVWVYKVGIHIHQNIKPIKIKKHGRKAKTIFKTGLDFITKCFLNDSYTPEFNIFQFLSCT